A section of the Neorhizobium galegae bv. orientalis str. HAMBI 540 genome encodes:
- a CDS encoding EF-hand domain-containing protein: MTARKIVLATLGAALIAGAAIPAFAAPGRDGPDRHNGPGRAMMQDVMFVRLLKNADADKDGKISKDEMTAFQDKLFAAIDANKDGTLTRGEMFDYRQAKMEEFRKNNQPEVANTADKKDDQSNRDMADRRDDHRRDRDHSAWNRDGQGRHGWGREDARWERPHGRQMMGQGMFRMVDEDKDGKITKAEASAASDKLFARMDTNKDGTISIDDLPDRPL, translated from the coding sequence ATGACCGCAAGAAAGATCGTTCTGGCGACCCTCGGAGCAGCGCTGATCGCCGGCGCAGCCATCCCGGCCTTTGCAGCCCCAGGGCGTGATGGTCCCGACCGCCATAATGGTCCCGGCCGCGCCATGATGCAGGATGTGATGTTCGTCCGCCTGCTGAAGAACGCCGATGCCGACAAGGATGGCAAAATCTCCAAGGACGAGATGACTGCCTTCCAGGACAAGCTCTTTGCGGCCATCGACGCCAACAAGGATGGCACCCTCACGCGCGGCGAAATGTTCGACTATCGCCAGGCGAAGATGGAAGAGTTCCGCAAGAACAACCAGCCGGAAGTCGCCAACACCGCGGACAAAAAGGACGACCAGTCCAACCGCGACATGGCCGATCGGCGCGACGACCATCGCCGTGACCGCGATCATTCCGCCTGGAACCGCGACGGCCAGGGCCGCCATGGCTGGGGCCGCGAGGACGCCCGCTGGGAACGCCCGCATGGCCGCCAGATGATGGGCCAGGGGATGTTCCGCATGGTCGATGAAGACAAGGATGGCAAGATCACCAAGGCGGAAGCTTCTGCCGCATCCGACAAGCTGTTCGCCCGCATGGACACCAACAAGGATGGAACCATTTCCATCGACGACCTGCCGGACCGCCCCCTCTAG
- the dapE gene encoding succinyl-diaminopimelate desuccinylase, whose amino-acid sequence MSAADPIANLQTLTRCRSVTPAEGGALAALEAMLLPLGFKVERMVATEPGMPDIENLYARLGTDAPHLMFAGHTDVVPPGDETSWSRPPFAGEIVGGELFGRGAVDMKGGIACFVAAVARHVEQHGAPKGSISFLITGDEEGPAVNGTEKLLKWAVERGETWDACLVGEPTNPDALGDMIKIGRRGSVSGKVTVFGVQGHAAYPHLADNPVRGLLPLASVLMNPPFDGGTAEFPASNLEVTSVDVGNPATNVIPAKAAFAFNIRFNDTWTADTVKAEIVRRLDAAAIGSPLRPERDPARYDITWAERPSHVFLTRNNALIASLSGAVESVTGKVPKLSTTGGTSDARFIKDYCPVVEFGLVGQTMHMIDERVALADLETLTQIYGTFISRWFDNALLS is encoded by the coding sequence ATGTCTGCTGCCGATCCCATTGCCAATCTCCAGACGCTGACCCGCTGCCGCTCGGTGACACCTGCCGAGGGCGGCGCGCTTGCAGCGCTTGAGGCGATGCTGCTTCCGCTCGGATTCAAAGTCGAGCGGATGGTGGCGACGGAACCCGGCATGCCGGACATCGAGAACCTCTATGCCCGGCTCGGCACCGACGCCCCGCATCTGATGTTCGCCGGGCATACGGACGTGGTGCCGCCGGGGGATGAAACGTCATGGAGCCGGCCGCCGTTTGCCGGCGAGATTGTCGGCGGCGAGTTGTTCGGGCGTGGCGCGGTGGACATGAAGGGTGGCATCGCCTGTTTCGTCGCAGCGGTCGCCCGCCATGTCGAGCAGCATGGCGCGCCAAAAGGTTCGATCTCCTTCCTGATCACCGGCGACGAGGAAGGCCCGGCCGTCAACGGCACCGAGAAGCTGCTGAAATGGGCGGTCGAACGGGGCGAGACCTGGGATGCCTGCCTGGTCGGCGAGCCGACCAATCCGGATGCGCTCGGCGACATGATCAAGATCGGCCGGCGCGGTTCGGTCTCCGGCAAGGTCACCGTCTTCGGTGTCCAGGGCCACGCGGCCTATCCTCATCTTGCCGACAATCCGGTGCGCGGCCTGCTGCCGCTCGCCTCAGTGCTGATGAACCCGCCTTTCGACGGCGGCACGGCGGAATTCCCGGCCTCCAATCTGGAAGTGACCTCGGTCGATGTCGGCAATCCGGCGACCAACGTCATTCCGGCCAAGGCGGCGTTCGCCTTCAACATCCGCTTCAACGACACCTGGACCGCCGATACCGTCAAGGCCGAGATCGTCAGGCGGCTCGACGCAGCAGCGATTGGTAGCCCGCTTCGCCCGGAGCGCGATCCGGCGCGCTATGACATCACCTGGGCAGAACGCCCGAGCCACGTGTTCCTGACCCGCAACAATGCCCTGATCGCTTCGTTATCGGGTGCCGTCGAAAGCGTGACCGGCAAGGTGCCGAAGCTTTCCACAACCGGCGGCACGTCGGATGCCAGGTTCATCAAGGATTATTGCCCGGTCGTCGAATTCGGCCTTGTCGGGCAGACCATGCATATGATCGATGAGCGCGTAGCCCTTGCCGATCTGGAGACGCTCACCCAAATCTATGGGACCTTCATCTCCCGCTGGTTCGATAATGCCCTCCTATCATGA
- the fmt gene encoding methionyl-tRNA formyltransferase, producing the protein MSLRIIFMGTPEFSVPTLQSLKHAGHEIVAVYTQPPRPGGRRGLDLVKSPVHQAAELLGIPVFTPANFKDTDEREKFRALKADVAVVVAYGLLLPEAILTGTQLGCYNGHASLLPRWRGAAPIQRAIMAGDKKTGMMVMQMEKGLDTGPVALSREVEISENMTAGELHDKLMLVGARAMVEAMGKLAADDLPLTPQSPEGALYAAKIDKGETRIDFSKPADDVHNHIRGLSPFPGAWFEAEINGRPERVKVLGSEVGEGQGEPGTVLDEALTVACGADAVKLLKLQKAGGKPLAAAEFLRGTPLGPGTRLS; encoded by the coding sequence ATGTCTCTTCGCATCATCTTCATGGGAACGCCGGAATTTTCCGTGCCGACGTTGCAGAGCCTGAAACATGCGGGCCATGAGATCGTCGCCGTCTATACCCAGCCGCCGCGCCCGGGTGGCCGCCGCGGGCTCGATCTGGTGAAGTCGCCGGTCCATCAGGCCGCCGAACTGCTGGGCATTCCCGTTTTTACGCCGGCGAATTTCAAGGATACCGATGAGCGCGAGAAATTCCGCGCACTCAAGGCGGATGTTGCCGTCGTCGTCGCCTACGGTCTCCTTCTGCCGGAAGCGATCCTGACGGGCACACAGCTCGGTTGTTACAACGGCCACGCTTCGCTCCTGCCGCGCTGGCGCGGTGCCGCGCCGATCCAGCGGGCGATCATGGCGGGTGACAAGAAGACCGGCATGATGGTCATGCAGATGGAAAAGGGCCTCGATACCGGTCCCGTTGCACTGTCGAGGGAAGTGGAAATCAGCGAGAACATGACGGCGGGCGAGCTGCACGACAAGCTGATGCTGGTCGGAGCCCGTGCCATGGTCGAGGCGATGGGGAAACTCGCAGCCGACGACCTGCCGCTGACGCCGCAATCGCCGGAAGGCGCGCTTTATGCCGCCAAGATCGACAAGGGTGAGACGCGCATCGATTTTTCGAAGCCCGCAGATGACGTGCATAACCACATTCGCGGTCTGTCGCCGTTTCCGGGCGCATGGTTCGAGGCGGAGATCAACGGCCGGCCGGAGCGCGTAAAGGTTCTCGGCTCGGAAGTCGGCGAGGGGCAGGGCGAGCCCGGAACGGTTCTGGACGAAGCGTTGACCGTTGCCTGCGGCGCGGATGCGGTGAAGCTCCTCAAATTGCAGAAGGCCGGCGGCAAGCCGTTGGCCGCGGCGGAGTTCCTGCGCGGGACGCCGCTTGGGCCGGGCACGAGGCTCTCCTGA
- a CDS encoding pyrimidine 5'-nucleotidase — MEKKPQTLPDPADFAHVRNWVFDLDNTLYPHHINLFAQIDKNMTAYVQELLQLEPAEAKALQKQYYHEHGTTLQGLMLNHGIEPDGFLEQAHAIDYSALLPHPELGEAIKALPGRKFIFTNGSVPHAEAAARALGILDNFDDIFDIVAADYVPKPAGATYDKFASLHRVDTKSAAMFEDLPRNLQVPKALGMRTILLVPRNLDAVLMERWEKLTDEDDHIDYVTDDLTGFLTGLNIR; from the coding sequence ATGGAAAAAAAGCCGCAGACCTTGCCCGATCCCGCCGATTTCGCCCACGTCCGCAACTGGGTGTTCGATCTCGACAACACGCTTTATCCGCATCACATCAATCTGTTCGCACAGATCGACAAGAACATGACGGCCTATGTGCAGGAATTGCTGCAGCTGGAGCCGGCGGAAGCGAAAGCGCTGCAAAAGCAATATTACCATGAGCACGGCACGACGCTGCAGGGCCTGATGCTGAACCATGGCATCGAGCCGGACGGGTTTCTCGAACAGGCGCATGCGATCGACTATTCGGCGCTCCTGCCGCACCCGGAGCTCGGCGAGGCGATCAAGGCGCTTCCCGGCCGCAAGTTCATCTTCACCAATGGCAGCGTGCCGCATGCGGAAGCGGCGGCGCGGGCACTCGGCATTCTCGATAATTTCGACGACATATTCGACATCGTTGCGGCCGACTACGTGCCGAAGCCGGCAGGCGCGACTTACGACAAATTCGCCAGCCTGCACCGGGTCGATACAAAAAGTGCTGCGATGTTCGAGGACCTGCCGCGCAATCTGCAGGTGCCGAAGGCGCTCGGCATGCGCACCATCCTTCTGGTGCCCCGCAATCTGGATGCGGTGCTGATGGAACGTTGGGAAAAGCTTACCGATGAGGACGATCACATCGACTATGTGACCGACGACCTGACGGGTTTCCTCACCGGTCTCAACATCCGCTAA
- a CDS encoding LOG family protein, with translation MAKAKKDGPRRKDGAWDPLKDNKADKNDAAVQPRTPQTESHSYRLAYADDEFLSREELRPVRLQLELMKTEMALAERGIKSTVVLFGGARIPAPGQSAWAARNDTQRQNLEAASVYYEEARKFAALCGRHSASYNHQEYVVVTGGGPGVMEAGNRGAADAGAPSIGLNIMLPHEQAPNRYVTPELSFNFHYFAIRKMHFMMRAKAVVVFPGGFGTLDEMFEALTLIQTKRMERMPLILFSEAFWRGIINFGALAEFGTIAPDDLNLINFVETAEEAWKIISDFYDTEK, from the coding sequence ATGGCAAAGGCGAAAAAGGATGGCCCGCGACGCAAGGACGGGGCCTGGGATCCGCTGAAGGACAACAAGGCGGACAAAAACGACGCCGCAGTCCAGCCGAGGACGCCGCAGACGGAATCGCACTCTTATCGCCTCGCCTATGCGGATGACGAGTTTCTTAGCCGCGAGGAGCTTCGCCCCGTCCGTCTCCAACTCGAGCTGATGAAGACCGAAATGGCGCTCGCCGAGCGCGGCATCAAATCGACCGTGGTGCTGTTCGGCGGCGCGCGCATCCCGGCGCCCGGCCAGAGCGCCTGGGCCGCCCGCAACGATACGCAGCGCCAGAACCTCGAGGCGGCTTCGGTTTATTACGAGGAGGCGCGCAAGTTCGCCGCCCTCTGCGGCAGGCATTCCGCAAGTTACAACCATCAGGAATATGTGGTGGTGACCGGCGGCGGGCCGGGCGTCATGGAGGCCGGCAACCGTGGCGCGGCTGACGCCGGCGCGCCGAGCATCGGCCTCAACATCATGTTGCCCCACGAGCAGGCCCCGAACCGCTACGTAACGCCGGAGCTCAGCTTCAATTTCCACTATTTCGCCATCCGCAAGATGCATTTCATGATGCGGGCCAAGGCAGTCGTGGTGTTCCCCGGCGGGTTCGGCACGCTGGACGAAATGTTCGAGGCGCTGACCCTTATCCAGACCAAGCGCATGGAACGCATGCCGCTTATCCTGTTCAGCGAAGCCTTCTGGCGCGGCATCATCAATTTTGGCGCGCTCGCGGAATTCGGGACCATTGCTCCGGACGACCTCAACCTCATCAATTTCGTGGAGACCGCGGAAGAGGCGTGGAAGATCATCTCGGATTTCTACGATACCGAAAAATAA
- a CDS encoding DNA recombination protein RmuC, with product MNNLVAGLSRFFDDPRAAIVAVMCGAALLLLWLFLVRRASFRRQEDAALRAMEGEARLSELLRAQSEMQGRLSAMAETLSTRQSELNQSVSQRLDGMTHRIGATITEQTKSTHENLQRLQERLAVIDAAQNNIQTLAKDVVGLQAILSNKQTRGAFGQGRMEAIIADGLPMGAYGFQTTLSNGTRPDCTIRMPNGAPPLVIDAKFPLEAWNAFREAAAPEARKAAAQAFKRDLEVHIRDVSEKYLIPGETQEMAFLFVPSESIFAEIHEHFESAVQKAQRSRIVIVSPSLLMLSIQVIQAVLKDQRMREQAHLIQGEVALLIEDLSRLDDRTRKLQAHFFAAQKDVEQILTSTDKLNRRGAKIEALELEAPHEAEVARDRPQAKAVESRTGLLKLRVVDEE from the coding sequence ATGAATAATCTTGTTGCTGGCCTTTCCCGTTTCTTCGACGATCCGCGCGCTGCCATCGTGGCGGTGATGTGTGGAGCGGCATTGCTACTGTTATGGCTGTTCCTGGTCCGGCGCGCATCGTTTCGGCGGCAGGAAGATGCGGCCTTGCGAGCGATGGAAGGCGAAGCCCGGCTTTCTGAACTTCTGAGAGCGCAGAGCGAGATGCAGGGACGGTTGTCGGCAATGGCGGAGACGCTTTCAACGCGGCAATCGGAACTCAACCAGTCGGTCAGCCAGCGGCTCGACGGCATGACGCACCGGATCGGCGCGACGATTACCGAACAGACCAAATCGACGCACGAGAACCTGCAGCGGCTTCAGGAACGGCTGGCGGTGATCGACGCCGCCCAGAACAATATCCAGACCCTCGCCAAGGACGTTGTCGGCCTGCAGGCGATCCTCTCGAACAAGCAGACGCGAGGCGCGTTCGGTCAGGGCCGAATGGAAGCGATCATTGCCGACGGATTGCCGATGGGCGCCTACGGTTTCCAGACTACGCTTTCGAACGGCACCAGGCCGGACTGCACGATCAGGATGCCGAACGGCGCGCCACCTCTGGTGATCGATGCCAAATTTCCGCTCGAAGCCTGGAACGCTTTTCGCGAGGCAGCAGCGCCCGAAGCCAGAAAGGCGGCCGCCCAGGCCTTCAAGCGCGATCTCGAAGTGCATATCCGCGATGTTTCGGAAAAATACCTGATCCCGGGCGAAACGCAGGAAATGGCTTTCCTTTTCGTGCCGTCGGAATCGATCTTCGCGGAGATCCACGAACATTTCGAAAGCGCTGTGCAGAAGGCGCAACGTTCCCGCATCGTCATTGTCTCCCCTTCCCTGCTGATGCTGTCCATCCAGGTCATCCAGGCCGTGCTGAAGGACCAGCGGATGCGCGAGCAGGCACACCTCATCCAGGGCGAAGTGGCGCTGCTGATCGAGGATCTTTCCCGCCTCGACGACCGCACCCGCAAACTTCAAGCGCATTTCTTTGCCGCGCAGAAGGATGTCGAACAGATCCTCACCTCCACCGACAAGCTCAACCGCCGCGGCGCCAAGATAGAGGCTCTCGAATTGGAGGCGCCCCACGAAGCCGAGGTGGCTCGCGATCGGCCCCAGGCCAAGGCGGTCGAAAGCCGTACCGGCCTGCTCAAGCTGCGGGTGGTTGACGAGGAGTGA
- the dapD gene encoding 2,3,4,5-tetrahydropyridine-2,6-dicarboxylate N-succinyltransferase produces MSSPDFSSLEKTIETAFDNRDGVTVSTKGEIRDAVEEALNLLDSGQARVASRGEGGTWTVHQWLKKAVLLSFRLNDMEVVKNGPGASTWWDKVPSKFENWGENQFRAAGFRAVPNAVVRRSAHIGKNVVLMPSFVNLGAYVDEGTMVDTWATVGSCAQIGKHVHLSGGVGIGGVLEPMQAGPTIIEDNCFIGARSEVVEGCIVRQGSVLGMGVFIGKSTKIVDRATGEISYGEVPPYSVVVAGTMPGKPFPNGDMGPGLYCAVIVKRVDEQTRSKTAINELLRD; encoded by the coding sequence ATGAGCAGCCCCGACTTCTCTTCCCTCGAAAAGACCATCGAGACCGCCTTCGACAACCGCGACGGCGTGACTGTTTCGACCAAAGGGGAAATCCGCGATGCGGTCGAGGAAGCGCTCAACCTGCTCGACAGCGGTCAGGCGCGGGTTGCAAGCCGCGGCGAAGGCGGAACCTGGACCGTGCACCAGTGGCTGAAGAAGGCCGTTCTGCTGTCCTTCCGCCTCAACGACATGGAAGTTGTCAAAAACGGCCCCGGTGCCTCCACCTGGTGGGACAAGGTGCCTTCCAAGTTCGAGAACTGGGGTGAAAACCAGTTCCGCGCTGCCGGTTTCCGCGCCGTGCCGAACGCTGTCGTGCGCCGCTCAGCCCATATCGGCAAGAACGTCGTGCTGATGCCATCCTTCGTCAATCTCGGCGCCTATGTCGACGAAGGCACGATGGTCGACACCTGGGCGACGGTCGGTTCCTGTGCCCAGATCGGCAAGCATGTGCATCTTTCCGGCGGCGTCGGCATCGGCGGCGTGCTGGAGCCGATGCAGGCCGGCCCAACCATCATCGAGGACAATTGTTTCATCGGCGCCCGCTCGGAAGTGGTCGAAGGCTGCATCGTCCGCCAAGGCTCAGTGCTCGGCATGGGCGTGTTCATCGGCAAGTCGACCAAGATCGTCGACCGCGCCACCGGCGAGATCAGCTATGGCGAAGTGCCGCCCTACTCGGTCGTCGTCGCCGGCACCATGCCGGGCAAGCCGTTCCCGAACGGAGACATGGGACCGGGCCTCTATTGCGCCGTGATCGTCAAGCGTGTCGACGAGCAGACCCGTTCCAAGACCGCTATCAACGAACTGCTGCGCGACTGA
- a CDS encoding DMT family transporter yields the protein MELWIPITIAAAFLQNLRSALQKHLQGSLGTRGASFVRFGYGFPIAILYVLCLHYFVGYPFPTLNWIFALWAVIGGLAQIFATMMLVHLFSLRNFAVGTAYSKTEPVQAAIFGFILLGEKLTPGSVAAIIVGVTGVMTISMARMPLSWRNMLVAMTSRTALIGIASGAVFGISAVSYRTASLSLGGPGPVMEAAVTLACVTTFQTAFMLVWMFWKDKREIVQVVLSWRSSSLVGLAGVVGSAGWFTAMTLQQVAYVRALGQIELVFTFMASYFLFHERVNRMEVFGCSLIVCGILGLIFS from the coding sequence ATGGAACTCTGGATCCCCATCACCATCGCCGCCGCCTTCCTGCAGAACCTGCGCTCTGCGCTGCAGAAGCATCTACAGGGGTCTCTTGGCACGCGCGGAGCGAGCTTCGTGCGCTTCGGCTACGGTTTTCCGATCGCGATCCTCTATGTCCTCTGCCTCCATTATTTCGTCGGTTATCCGTTTCCGACGCTGAACTGGATCTTCGCCTTATGGGCGGTGATCGGCGGGCTGGCGCAGATCTTTGCGACCATGATGCTGGTGCATCTCTTTTCGCTCAGGAATTTTGCGGTCGGAACGGCTTATTCCAAGACCGAGCCGGTGCAGGCTGCCATATTCGGCTTCATTCTGCTCGGCGAAAAGCTGACGCCGGGCTCGGTTGCCGCAATCATCGTCGGCGTGACCGGCGTGATGACGATCTCGATGGCGCGCATGCCGCTGTCCTGGCGCAACATGCTGGTCGCCATGACCAGCCGCACCGCCCTCATCGGCATCGCCTCGGGTGCCGTCTTCGGTATTTCGGCGGTGTCCTACCGCACCGCGTCGTTGTCGCTCGGTGGTCCGGGCCCGGTCATGGAGGCTGCCGTGACGCTCGCCTGTGTCACGACCTTCCAGACCGCTTTCATGCTGGTCTGGATGTTCTGGAAGGACAAGCGCGAGATCGTCCAGGTCGTTCTCTCGTGGCGGTCGTCCTCTCTTGTGGGCCTGGCTGGCGTCGTCGGTTCGGCCGGTTGGTTCACGGCCATGACCCTGCAGCAGGTCGCCTATGTCCGCGCTCTCGGCCAGATCGAGCTCGTCTTCACGTTCATGGCGTCCTATTTCCTCTTTCATGAACGGGTGAACCGCATGGAAGTGTTCGGCTGCTCGCTGATCGTCTGCGGCATTCTGGGGCTGATCTTTTCCTGA
- the def gene encoding peptide deformylase gives MTIKPLIILPDPILRQVSKPIERVDAELLRLADDMLETMYDAPGIGLAAIQIGVPRRLLVVDIAREGEEKQPQVFINPEIVKSSDEIAVYEEGCLSIPEYYAEVERPATVSVKHLGRDGKEYVVEADGLLATCLQHEIDHLNGVLFIDHISRLKREMVIKKFTKAAKSKAV, from the coding sequence ATGACGATCAAGCCTCTGATTATTCTGCCTGACCCGATCCTGCGTCAGGTTTCCAAGCCGATAGAGCGTGTTGACGCCGAGCTTCTGAGGCTCGCCGACGACATGCTGGAGACGATGTATGACGCGCCGGGCATTGGCCTTGCTGCGATCCAGATCGGCGTGCCGCGCCGTCTGCTCGTCGTCGACATCGCACGTGAGGGTGAGGAAAAGCAGCCGCAGGTCTTTATCAATCCGGAGATCGTCAAATCCTCCGACGAAATCGCGGTGTATGAAGAGGGCTGTCTTTCCATTCCCGAATATTATGCCGAGGTGGAACGCCCGGCGACCGTCAGCGTCAAGCATCTCGGCCGCGACGGTAAGGAATATGTGGTGGAGGCCGACGGCCTGCTCGCCACCTGCCTGCAGCATGAGATCGATCACCTGAATGGCGTGCTTTTCATCGACCATATCTCCCGCCTGAAGCGCGAGATGGTGATCAAGAAATTCACCAAGGCTGCCAAGTCCAAGGCGGTCTGA
- the truA gene encoding tRNA pseudouridine(38-40) synthase TruA — MPRFRMAVEYDGTPYVGWQKQKNGHSVQSALENAILSLTKETVVVKGAGRTDSGVHARGQVVHVDLTRSWQPHRLRDALNAYLGMAREKVAIVSVQVVDDTFDARFSAVRRYYLYRIISRAGPLALDAKRAWWVTKDLDHEVMHAAAQTLVGKHDFTTFRSVHCQAKNPVRTLDILDVTRSGDLIEIRATAQSFLHNQIRSLAGTLKLAGEGRMTPADVRAALDARDRKACGPVAPPEGLYFMRVDYPGDPVEP; from the coding sequence ATGCCCCGATTCCGCATGGCCGTCGAATATGACGGCACGCCCTATGTCGGCTGGCAGAAGCAGAAGAACGGCCACTCGGTACAGTCGGCGCTTGAAAATGCCATCCTGTCCCTGACCAAGGAGACCGTGGTGGTCAAGGGCGCCGGCCGCACCGATTCCGGCGTGCATGCGCGCGGACAGGTGGTGCATGTCGATCTCACGCGGTCGTGGCAGCCACACCGGCTGCGCGACGCGCTGAATGCCTATCTCGGCATGGCCAGGGAGAAAGTCGCCATCGTCAGCGTGCAGGTTGTCGATGATACGTTCGACGCTCGCTTTTCGGCTGTCCGGCGATACTACCTCTACCGTATCATTTCACGAGCCGGCCCGCTGGCGCTGGATGCCAAGCGTGCCTGGTGGGTCACCAAGGATCTGGATCATGAAGTCATGCATGCTGCCGCCCAGACGCTGGTCGGAAAGCACGATTTCACGACCTTTCGTTCGGTTCATTGCCAGGCGAAAAACCCCGTCCGCACGCTGGACATACTGGATGTCACGCGCAGCGGCGACCTGATCGAAATCCGCGCGACGGCACAGAGTTTCCTGCACAATCAGATACGGTCGCTCGCCGGCACACTGAAACTGGCCGGCGAAGGCCGCATGACGCCGGCGGATGTCCGCGCAGCATTGGACGCGCGGGACCGCAAGGCCTGCGGGCCGGTGGCGCCGCCGGAGGGACTTTATTTCATGCGGGTCGATTATCCAGGCGACCCCGTAGAGCCCTGA
- a CDS encoding isocitrate lyase/PEP mutase family protein, with protein sequence MSQSDKAAAFAALHQKGNPVIIYNIWDAGTAKAVADAGAKALGTGSWSVAAAQGYADGENLPLDALLATAKSITAAVDLPLSVDFEGGYAEDPAELAANVARVIDAGAIGINFEDQVIGGSGIYPVEQQADRIRAIRALADTRDMPFFINARTDLFLQEGDRTKHAALLDQAIERARAYAEAGANGFFAPGLADEGLIETLCKASPLPVNIMMFSGVPSPKRLGELGVGRVSYGPGPYRAMMVKLKEDAAAVFTAAG encoded by the coding sequence ATGTCTCAGAGCGACAAGGCAGCCGCGTTCGCAGCACTTCACCAGAAGGGCAACCCGGTCATCATCTACAACATCTGGGATGCAGGCACTGCCAAGGCGGTTGCGGATGCTGGGGCGAAGGCGCTCGGCACCGGAAGCTGGTCGGTCGCCGCAGCGCAAGGGTATGCCGACGGCGAGAACCTGCCGCTCGATGCATTGCTTGCCACGGCGAAATCGATCACCGCGGCCGTCGACCTGCCGCTTTCGGTGGATTTCGAGGGCGGTTATGCGGAAGATCCGGCCGAGCTGGCGGCAAATGTCGCCAGGGTCATTGACGCGGGTGCGATCGGCATCAATTTCGAGGATCAGGTCATCGGCGGCAGCGGTATCTATCCCGTGGAGCAGCAGGCCGATCGCATCCGTGCCATCCGGGCCTTGGCAGACACACGCGATATGCCGTTCTTCATCAACGCCCGGACCGATCTTTTCCTTCAGGAAGGCGACCGGACAAAGCATGCCGCGCTTCTCGATCAGGCGATCGAACGCGCCAGAGCCTATGCCGAGGCTGGGGCCAACGGTTTCTTTGCGCCGGGACTGGCCGATGAGGGGTTGATCGAGACGCTCTGCAAGGCCTCGCCGCTTCCGGTCAACATCATGATGTTCAGTGGCGTTCCGTCGCCGAAACGTCTTGGTGAACTTGGTGTCGGCCGGGTCAGCTACGGGCCGGGTCCCTACCGGGCGATGATGGTGAAGCTGAAGGAAGACGCGGCGGCGGTTTTCACCGCCGCCGGCTGA
- the argB gene encoding acetylglutamate kinase, translating into MTASESELQAKLLAQALPYMQRYENKTIVVKYGGHAMGDTELGKAFAADIALLKQSGVNPIVVHGGGPQIGAMLTKMGIESKFEAGLRVTDQKTVEIVEMVLAGSINKEIVALINQTGEWAIGLCGKDGNMVFAEKAKKTVIDPDSNIERVLDLGFVGEVVEVDRTLLDLLAKSEMIPVIAPVAPGRDGATYNINADTFAGAIAGALSATRLLFLTDVPGVLDKDKQLIKELTVAQAQALIKDGTISGGMIPKVETCIEAIKAGVQGVVILNGKTAHSVLLEIFTEHGAGTLIVP; encoded by the coding sequence ATGACGGCTTCCGAAAGTGAACTTCAGGCAAAGCTTCTGGCGCAGGCGCTGCCTTATATGCAGCGTTACGAAAACAAGACGATCGTCGTGAAATACGGCGGTCACGCCATGGGCGATACCGAGCTCGGCAAGGCGTTCGCGGCGGATATCGCGCTTCTAAAGCAGTCCGGCGTCAATCCGATCGTCGTGCATGGCGGCGGCCCGCAGATCGGCGCCATGCTGACGAAGATGGGTATCGAATCCAAGTTCGAAGCCGGCCTGCGCGTCACCGACCAGAAGACGGTCGAGATCGTCGAAATGGTTCTCGCCGGCTCGATCAACAAGGAAATCGTCGCGCTGATCAACCAGACCGGCGAATGGGCGATCGGCCTTTGCGGCAAGGACGGCAACATGGTCTTCGCCGAAAAGGCCAAGAAGACCGTCATCGATCCGGATAGCAATATCGAGCGGGTTCTCGACCTCGGCTTCGTCGGCGAGGTGGTGGAAGTTGACCGCACGTTGCTCGACCTGCTCGCCAAGTCGGAAATGATCCCGGTCATCGCCCCGGTTGCTCCGGGCCGCGACGGCGCGACCTACAACATCAATGCCGACACGTTCGCGGGCGCCATCGCCGGCGCGCTCAGCGCCACCCGTCTGCTCTTCCTCACCGACGTTCCGGGCGTCCTCGACAAGGACAAGCAGTTGATCAAGGAACTGACGGTCGCCCAGGCCCAGGCTCTCATCAAGGACGGCACGATCTCCGGCGGCATGATCCCGAAGGTCGAGACCTGCATCGAGGCGATCAAGGCCGGCGTGCAGGGCGTCGTCATCCTGAACGGCAAGACCGCCCATTCGGTCCTGCTCGAAATCTTCACCGAACACGGCGCCGGCACACTGATCGTACCCTGA